A genomic region of Deinococcus sp. KSM4-11 contains the following coding sequences:
- a CDS encoding ParA family protein, producing MPEVLSFINLKGGVAKTTTAVQLADTLAFMKQKRVLVIDLDPQTNATLALIGEERWGEADEAGQTLAHLFLDQVNGTHGFDVTRAIVKGASNLNKVPASVIDQLPADSRYGRVDVLPSSIRLIDVQDRMQDIAARSFYAVNPMEVVRKFIAPSFDAYDYVLLDCPPNLGFITQNGLEVSDHYVIPTIPDRLSTYGIPQIATRIGDIRRARDLKLRCLGVVITKYQSTSTQHRQGLERLETDLERAFSGTGERTPPILNTILPQTNASAEAMSFDRRTSTYRDKYGSTQVGGQAAYKYGLDLADELDDLLALR from the coding sequence GTGCCGGAAGTCCTCAGTTTCATCAACCTCAAGGGCGGCGTCGCCAAGACCACCACCGCCGTGCAACTGGCCGACACGCTGGCGTTCATGAAACAGAAACGCGTGCTGGTCATCGACCTCGATCCGCAGACGAACGCGACCCTGGCCCTGATCGGTGAGGAACGCTGGGGAGAGGCCGACGAGGCCGGGCAGACCCTCGCGCACCTGTTCCTGGATCAGGTGAACGGCACGCACGGCTTCGACGTGACCCGCGCCATCGTGAAGGGGGCCAGCAACCTGAACAAGGTGCCCGCCAGCGTCATCGATCAGCTGCCCGCAGACTCCCGCTACGGACGCGTGGACGTGCTGCCCAGCTCCATCCGCCTGATCGACGTGCAAGACCGCATGCAGGACATCGCCGCGCGTTCGTTCTACGCCGTGAATCCCATGGAGGTCGTGCGGAAGTTCATCGCCCCCAGTTTCGACGCATACGACTATGTACTGCTCGACTGCCCGCCCAATCTGGGCTTCATCACGCAGAACGGCCTGGAGGTCAGCGACCACTACGTGATTCCCACCATTCCCGACCGGCTGAGCACCTACGGCATTCCGCAGATCGCCACGCGCATCGGCGACATCCGCCGCGCCCGCGACCTGAAGCTCCGCTGTCTGGGCGTGGTGATCACCAAGTACCAGTCGACCAGCACCCAGCACCGTCAGGGCCTGGAGCGCCTGGAAACCGACCTGGAGCGCGCATTTTCCGGAACTGGCGAGCGCACCCCGCCCATCCTGAACACCATCCTCCCGCAGACGAACGCCAGCGCCGAGGCCATGAGCTTCGACCGCCGCACCAGCACCTACCGCGACAAGTACGGCAGCACCCAGGTCGGCGGTCAGGCCGCGTACAAGTACGGTCTCGACCTGGCCGACGAACTCGACGATCTCCTCGCGCTCCGCTGA
- the bshB1 gene encoding bacillithiol biosynthesis deacetylase BshB1, whose protein sequence is MNSAFETVHGEVQPLDWLCLAPHPDDAEIGAGGTLIRLAQSGRKVGILELSRGEKGTQGTPDVRVQECARAAQIMGLAWRGQLGLVDGEIVDTAKAAHRLAATLRAVRPKVLVVPHFKDRHPDHFGAYHLSKRAVHLAQLQKAYVGGDPHRVSRVLMYQGNADITPTLLVDVEGVQEVWAAAILAHESQFAGAAISETVTPEIVERRRARQSYWGTLGRVRYAEAFEVENALLVDPAAL, encoded by the coding sequence ATGAATTCGGCGTTCGAGACGGTGCATGGTGAGGTTCAGCCGCTGGACTGGTTGTGTCTGGCGCCCCATCCGGACGATGCGGAGATCGGGGCGGGCGGCACCCTGATCCGGCTGGCGCAGTCGGGCCGGAAAGTCGGCATCCTGGAGCTGTCGCGCGGCGAGAAGGGAACGCAGGGCACGCCGGACGTGCGTGTGCAGGAGTGCGCGCGGGCGGCACAAATCATGGGTCTGGCGTGGCGTGGGCAACTGGGCCTGGTGGACGGCGAGATCGTGGACACGGCCAAGGCGGCGCACCGGCTGGCGGCGACGCTGCGTGCGGTGCGCCCGAAAGTGCTGGTCGTGCCGCATTTCAAGGATCGGCACCCGGATCATTTCGGCGCGTATCACCTCAGCAAGCGCGCGGTGCATCTGGCCCAGCTTCAGAAGGCCTACGTGGGCGGCGACCCGCACCGGGTGTCGCGCGTGCTGATGTACCAGGGCAACGCGGACATCACACCGACCCTGCTGGTCGATGTGGAGGGCGTGCAGGAAGTGTGGGCGGCGGCCATCCTGGCCCACGAGAGCCAGTTCGCCGGGGCGGCCATATCGGAGACGGTCACGCCGGAGATCGTGGAGCGCCGCCGGGCACGGCAGAGTTACTGGGGCACCCTGGGCCGCGTTCGTTACGCCGAGGCCTTCGAGGTGGAGAACGCCCTACTGGTCGATCCGGCCGCGCTGTAG
- the rpoZ gene encoding DNA-directed RNA polymerase subunit omega, with protein sequence MAERDIDKLLAMTDSKYRLSVVTAKRALQLRSGAPSVLPTEQRVRTRNLVTQAMRELATGKLTVGTDLMDESRFHQDYVRQRQAQLQAQLNAERERERD encoded by the coding sequence ATGGCGGAACGAGACATTGACAAGCTGCTGGCCATGACGGACAGCAAGTACCGGCTGAGCGTGGTGACGGCCAAACGTGCCCTGCAACTGCGGAGCGGCGCTCCCAGCGTGCTGCCCACCGAGCAGCGCGTGCGCACCCGCAACCTGGTCACGCAGGCCATGCGTGAACTAGCGACCGGGAAACTCACGGTGGGCACGGATCTGATGGACGAGAGCCGCTTCCATCAGGACTATGTGCGGCAGCGGCAGGCGCAGCTCCAGGCGCAGCTGAACGCCGAACGCGAACGCGAACGCGACTGA
- a CDS encoding sodium:proton antiporter has product MLTAFAVLLCFTALLAYLNERFLHFPTTVGVTLAGALSSILLIVLDTQGVVPGVRSWAAGLLNTLNFTNFVLNGILSLLLFAGSLSLDAGQMLRQRGSILLLAFFSTVISTFLIGVAAYGVFQLLGLTVPPVWALLFGALISPTDPVAVLDLLGRARVPARIKILIAGESLFNDGVGVVIFLVIAAVAGIGPHGTSMDVNAMTVLTLFAREALGGVLFGAALGYGGFLMLRSIAQPAVEVLITLALVLGGYVAAAALGMSGPLAMVVAGLVLSATKHLAFDGATRQHVETFWETIDQVLNIILFSFIGLDVLLTRPSMAQVVASVILIGVALAARYISVALPFTLVRAREGYGAYTVRLLTWGGLRGGIAISLALGLPDSPYRPPLLTATYAIVLFTIAVQGLTIMPLVHRAVAASGTESSEQRAGGAPL; this is encoded by the coding sequence ATGCTGACTGCCTTTGCCGTGCTGCTGTGCTTCACGGCCCTTCTCGCGTACCTGAACGAGCGTTTTCTGCACTTTCCCACCACGGTCGGCGTGACCCTGGCGGGCGCGCTGTCCAGCATTCTCCTGATCGTGCTGGACACGCAGGGTGTGGTTCCGGGCGTCCGGAGCTGGGCGGCCGGACTGCTGAACACCCTGAACTTCACCAATTTCGTGCTGAACGGCATCCTGAGCCTGCTGCTGTTCGCCGGATCGCTCAGCCTGGACGCCGGACAGATGCTCCGGCAGCGGGGCAGCATCCTATTGCTGGCGTTCTTCAGCACCGTGATCAGCACCTTCCTGATCGGTGTCGCCGCGTACGGCGTGTTCCAGCTGCTGGGCCTGACCGTGCCCCCGGTGTGGGCGCTGCTCTTCGGCGCGCTGATCAGCCCCACCGATCCGGTGGCCGTGCTCGACCTGCTGGGGCGGGCGCGGGTGCCCGCGAGAATCAAGATCCTGATCGCGGGCGAGAGCCTGTTCAACGATGGCGTGGGCGTCGTGATCTTCCTGGTGATCGCTGCCGTGGCCGGCATCGGGCCGCACGGCACGTCCATGGACGTGAATGCCATGACGGTTCTGACCCTGTTCGCGCGTGAGGCACTGGGCGGCGTGCTGTTCGGCGCGGCGCTCGGTTACGGCGGCTTCCTGATGCTGCGCTCGATCGCTCAGCCGGCGGTCGAAGTGCTGATCACCCTGGCCCTGGTGCTCGGCGGGTACGTGGCCGCCGCCGCACTGGGCATGAGCGGCCCCCTGGCCATGGTCGTGGCGGGCCTGGTGCTGTCCGCGACCAAGCACCTCGCATTCGACGGGGCCACGCGGCAGCACGTCGAGACCTTCTGGGAGACCATCGATCAGGTGCTGAACATCATCCTATTCTCGTTCATCGGGTTGGATGTGCTGCTCACGCGGCCGAGCATGGCGCAGGTGGTGGCCAGCGTGATTCTGATCGGCGTGGCTCTTGCTGCGCGGTATATCAGCGTGGCCCTCCCCTTCACCCTGGTTCGGGCGCGGGAGGGCTACGGGGCATACACGGTGAGGCTGCTCACCTGGGGGGGGCTGCGCGGCGGTATCGCCATCAGCCTCGCGCTGGGCCTGCCCGACAGCCCGTACCGGCCGCCGCTGCTGACCGCCACCTACGCCATAGTGCTGTTCACCATCGCCGTGCAGGGCCTGACTATCATGCCGCTGGTGCACCGCGCGGTCGCCGCGAGCGGTACAGAAAGTTCAGAGCAGAGGGCAGGGGGCGCCCCTCTCTAG